A stretch of Cellulosilyticum sp. I15G10I2 DNA encodes these proteins:
- a CDS encoding asparaginase codes for MHKKKVCIIFTGGTISMNLDKEIGAAVPALSGEQVLALISNQNQDIEIKVINFCNIPGPHITIDKLLELKKLIKNTLDQEDISGVVVTTGTDTLEESAYFIDLTIKHTKPVVFVGAMRNVSELGYDGASNLAAGIQVAVSPKTKEKGVLVVLDDDINLASEVAKTNTSSLDTFQSPYGPVGIIDTHELIIYRHCAYKQYIDTDSVERRVDLIKATLDMDDRFIRSSVDSGAVGIVIEGMGRGNVPLKMLEGIKYALNKGVIVVIVSRCSSGRVFESYGYEGGGKELVDLGVVMGGDMRGLKARIKLMLALGKTKDINILKALFKEQDYAL; via the coding sequence ATGCATAAAAAAAAGGTTTGTATTATTTTTACCGGTGGCACTATATCTATGAACCTAGATAAGGAAATAGGCGCTGCCGTTCCAGCTTTATCAGGAGAACAGGTATTGGCATTGATTTCAAATCAAAATCAAGATATAGAAATAAAAGTTATAAACTTTTGTAATATCCCAGGACCACATATAACGATTGACAAGTTATTGGAACTTAAGAAGCTGATTAAAAATACGCTTGATCAAGAGGATATATCAGGTGTTGTTGTTACAACAGGTACCGATACACTAGAAGAGTCAGCTTATTTTATTGATTTAACCATTAAACATACAAAACCTGTTGTATTTGTTGGTGCCATGCGAAATGTTTCAGAACTAGGTTATGACGGGGCGAGCAACTTAGCTGCTGGTATTCAGGTAGCAGTATCACCAAAAACTAAAGAAAAAGGCGTGCTAGTTGTTTTAGATGACGATATTAATTTAGCGTCTGAGGTTGCTAAAACCAATACATCATCTCTCGATACTTTTCAGTCACCTTATGGACCTGTTGGCATTATTGATACACATGAACTTATCATATATAGACATTGTGCTTATAAACAATATATTGATACAGATAGCGTAGAGCGAAGAGTAGATCTTATTAAGGCAACACTTGATATGGATGATCGCTTTATCAGAAGCTCAGTTGACTCAGGGGCAGTTGGCATTGTTATAGAAGGTATGGGAAGAGGTAATGTACCACTTAAAATGCTAGAGGGGATCAAATATGCGTTAAATAAAGGGGTAATTGTTGTTATTGTCTCAAGATGCAGTTCTGGCCGAGTATTTGAGAGCTATGGTTATGAAGGCGGTGGCAAAGAACTTGTAGATTTAGGGGTTGTTATGGGTGGCGATATGAGAGGCTTAAAAGCAAGGATTAAACTTATGTTAGCTCTTGGAAAAACAAAAGATATTAATATTTTGAAGGCCTTATTCAAAGAGCAGGATTATGCATTATAA
- the hisIE gene encoding bifunctional phosphoribosyl-AMP cyclohydrolase/phosphoribosyl-ATP diphosphatase HisIE translates to MTKETFLKEVKYDAQGLVPVIAQDVHSKKVRMLAYMNEESLKKTIETGKVHYYSRSRNELWLKGETSSNYQYLKSMSIDCDGDTLLLQIEQQNGISCHTGNSSCFFRELKEEIKEVENTEESLSGQADKNMLTELYDVIYDRKIHPKEGSYTNYLFEKGVNKILKKVGEECTEVVIAAKEEKNSELAFEISDLMYHLTVLIAEKGLTWQEVESELKKRK, encoded by the coding sequence ATGACAAAAGAAACATTTTTAAAAGAAGTGAAATATGACGCGCAAGGTCTGGTTCCTGTTATTGCACAAGATGTGCATTCAAAAAAGGTAAGAATGCTTGCCTATATGAATGAAGAGTCATTAAAGAAAACTATAGAGACTGGAAAAGTCCATTATTATAGCAGAAGCCGAAATGAACTTTGGCTAAAAGGAGAAACATCTTCTAACTATCAATACCTTAAAAGTATGAGTATAGATTGTGATGGGGATACGCTTCTTCTGCAAATTGAACAGCAAAATGGTATATCTTGTCATACAGGGAACTCGAGTTGTTTTTTCAGAGAACTTAAAGAAGAAATCAAAGAAGTAGAAAATACAGAAGAGTCATTAAGTGGGCAAGCAGATAAAAATATGCTTACAGAGCTTTATGATGTCATTTATGATCGCAAAATACATCCTAAAGAAGGGTCCTATACAAATTATCTGTTTGAAAAAGGGGTTAATAAAATCCTTAAAAAAGTAGGCGAAGAATGTACAGAAGTAGTAATAGCAGCCAAAGAAGAAAAAAATTCTGAGTTAGCCTTTGAAATATCAGATCTTATGTATCATTTAACAGTGCTTATAGCAGAAAAAGGTCTTACATGGCAGGAAGTTGAAAGTGAACTTAAAAAGAGAAAATAA
- the hisF gene encoding imidazole glycerol phosphate synthase subunit HisF, translating into MLSKRIIPCLDVKGGRVVKGINFVNLIDAGDPVKIAKAYSDAGADEVVFLDITASSDERNIILDVVERTASEVFIPLTVGGGIRGIEDIRNILNAGADKISMNSSAIKDPTLINKGAERFGSQCIVVAIDAKRKSDGEGFEVYIHGGRIPTGLDVITWAKLAQERGAGEILLTSMDADGTKMGYDLEVTRLVSEAVSIPVIASGGAGKMEHFLDAFKEGRADAALAASLFHFKELEIAELKKYLKAQNVPVRL; encoded by the coding sequence ATGCTTAGTAAAAGAATTATACCATGTCTTGATGTAAAAGGCGGAAGAGTTGTAAAAGGTATCAATTTTGTTAATTTGATTGATGCAGGAGATCCTGTTAAGATTGCGAAGGCGTACAGCGATGCAGGGGCTGATGAAGTTGTATTTTTAGATATTACCGCTTCATCGGATGAGAGAAACATTATTTTGGACGTGGTGGAACGTACAGCAAGTGAAGTCTTTATACCGCTTACAGTAGGCGGTGGGATCAGAGGCATTGAAGATATTCGTAATATCCTTAATGCAGGGGCGGATAAAATATCCATGAACTCCTCGGCCATTAAAGATCCTACACTTATTAATAAAGGGGCAGAGCGTTTTGGCAGTCAATGTATAGTTGTAGCCATTGATGCTAAAAGAAAATCAGATGGAGAAGGATTTGAAGTTTATATCCATGGAGGCCGGATACCTACTGGCCTAGATGTAATCACATGGGCAAAGCTTGCCCAGGAAAGAGGGGCGGGAGAGATTCTCCTTACCAGTATGGATGCTGATGGTACCAAAATGGGCTATGATTTAGAAGTGACAAGGCTCGTAAGTGAAGCGGTCTCTATTCCAGTTATTGCCTCAGGCGGTGCAGGTAAAATGGAGCACTTCTTAGATGCCTTTAAGGAAGGGCGGGCAGATGCTGCGCTTGCAGCCTCCTTATTTCATTTCAAAGAATTAGAAATTGCAGAACTTAAAAAATACCTCAAGGCACAAAATGTTCCGGTGAGATTATAA
- the hisA gene encoding 1-(5-phosphoribosyl)-5-[(5-phosphoribosylamino)methylideneamino]imidazole-4-carboxamide isomerase, translating to MKLYPAIDLKDGNCVRLIQGDYNQVTVYGSNPAEMAKKWESLGGDYLHIVDLDGAKEGKGINDEAIREIVKAIAIPIELGGGIRTLEDIQDKLNMGVDRIILGSAAIKNKELVKQAIDTFGADKIVVGVDAKAGMVAIEGWLEVTNISALAFCKELELLGVKTVIYTDIAKDGMMQGPNIEETEKLVKATNLDVIASGGVSTLEDLRKLEAINVYGAIIGKALYIGAIQLEEAARLFK from the coding sequence ATGAAGTTATATCCAGCTATAGATTTAAAGGATGGCAACTGCGTAAGGCTTATTCAAGGCGACTACAATCAAGTAACTGTATATGGCAGTAATCCAGCTGAAATGGCAAAAAAATGGGAAAGCCTCGGTGGGGACTACTTACATATTGTAGACTTAGATGGGGCCAAAGAAGGCAAAGGTATTAATGATGAGGCAATAAGAGAAATCGTTAAAGCCATTGCTATTCCAATAGAACTTGGCGGGGGCATCCGCACGCTTGAAGATATTCAAGATAAACTTAATATGGGCGTAGATCGTATCATACTTGGCAGTGCAGCTATCAAAAATAAAGAGCTTGTAAAACAAGCTATAGATACCTTTGGCGCAGATAAAATAGTTGTCGGGGTAGATGCAAAAGCTGGTATGGTTGCCATAGAAGGCTGGCTTGAAGTTACAAACATATCTGCGCTTGCATTTTGTAAAGAGCTAGAATTATTAGGAGTTAAAACTGTTATTTATACTGATATAGCAAAAGATGGTATGATGCAAGGGCCTAATATAGAAGAAACTGAAAAACTTGTAAAAGCTACAAACCTTGATGTTATTGCTTCCGGCGGTGTTTCAACTTTAGAGGATTTAAGGAAGCTTGAAGCCATTAATGTTTACGGTGCTATTATAGGTAAAGCCCTTTATATAGGCGCTATACAATTAGAAGAAGCTGCCAGGCTCTTTAAATAG
- the hisH gene encoding imidazole glycerol phosphate synthase subunit HisH codes for MKIAIIDYGMGNLKSVYKAFLSLGLEAQVTSDPKEILKADKVVLPGVGAFKDAMGELNRSGLTEAIYESVEKEKPFLGICLGMQLLFDKSYEYGEVEGLKLLKGEIVKLDVPLKVPHMGWNTLNFIKKEPLFTGLSDNSYVYFVHSYYLETQEDIVSSTTSYGKEIAVSVQKDNIFATQFHPEKSGEVGLQMLKNFGGM; via the coding sequence ATGAAGATAGCAATTATAGATTATGGAATGGGTAATTTAAAAAGTGTATACAAGGCTTTTTTATCTTTAGGACTAGAGGCACAAGTCACATCAGATCCTAAAGAGATATTAAAAGCAGATAAGGTAGTGCTTCCTGGTGTAGGGGCCTTTAAAGATGCTATGGGTGAACTTAACAGGAGCGGCCTTACAGAGGCAATTTATGAATCGGTAGAAAAAGAAAAACCTTTTTTAGGGATTTGTCTTGGGATGCAGCTTCTTTTTGATAAAAGCTATGAATATGGTGAAGTAGAAGGTCTTAAACTTCTAAAAGGAGAAATAGTTAAATTAGATGTTCCTCTTAAAGTTCCTCATATGGGGTGGAATACTTTAAACTTCATAAAAAAAGAGCCGCTCTTTACAGGACTTTCTGATAACAGTTACGTGTATTTTGTACATTCTTATTACTTAGAAACGCAAGAAGATATTGTAAGCAGCACCACAAGCTACGGCAAAGAAATTGCTGTATCTGTACAAAAAGACAATATTTTTGCCACACAGTTCCACCCTGAAAAAAGTGGTGAGGTAGGACTGCAAATGCTTAAGAATTTTGGAGGAATGTGA
- the hisB gene encoding imidazoleglycerol-phosphate dehydratase HisB — MRSASIQRETAETSITLTLNIDGEGKTDIQTGVGFFDHMLTHIGKHSLSDLTVHAKGDLYIDCHHTVEDTGIVLGQAIKEALGTKEGITRYGHAIVPMEEALILCAIDISGRPYLDMDTPFTNDRVGDFDTEMTEEFFRAVCFHAGLNMHMQVLKGKNNHHIIEGMCKAFAKAMMDAMSLNPRVKGVPSTKGMLEV; from the coding sequence ATGCGAAGTGCAAGTATACAAAGAGAAACAGCTGAAACAAGTATTACGCTTACGCTGAATATAGATGGTGAAGGTAAAACAGATATACAGACGGGAGTAGGCTTTTTTGATCATATGCTGACGCATATTGGCAAGCACTCTTTGAGTGACTTAACTGTCCATGCTAAAGGCGATCTGTATATTGACTGTCATCATACGGTAGAAGATACAGGGATAGTACTTGGGCAGGCTATTAAAGAAGCGCTTGGTACAAAAGAAGGGATTACAAGATATGGTCATGCTATTGTACCTATGGAAGAGGCGCTTATCTTATGTGCCATAGATATATCTGGACGACCCTATCTGGATATGGATACACCTTTTACAAATGATCGTGTAGGAGACTTTGATACGGAGATGACCGAAGAGTTTTTTAGAGCTGTATGCTTTCATGCAGGCCTGAATATGCATATGCAAGTTCTAAAAGGTAAAAATAATCATCATATTATAGAAGGCATGTGTAAAGCTTTTGCAAAAGCTATGATGGACGCTATGAGCTTAAATCCAAGAGTTAAAGGAGTTCCTTCTACAAAAGGAATGTTAGAGGTGTGA
- the hisC gene encoding histidinol-phosphate transaminase, whose product MKFLRDRFKTMKPYHSDYITEGIKLDANENPYPVPEEMIVHMQKWISTMQVSRYPDTDSKGLMQAIAKAYDLKPQNVICGVGSDELLDCILRATIENGDYVLAPYPSFSMYPQFTMLNAGALLQVALKEDFSYDVPGLIEKISKKQPKVIFLCHPNNPTGSVLSLEDISKIAEAAQGLVVVDEAYGEFCEISALPLINTFNNIIVLKTFSKAYALAGARVGYGLACEALIELLNTVKVPYNLNIFSQEIATWAIENKVLFEPIIENIKQQRAYLDTELKALGLTVYPSATNFIWLKMPKEAYLALEEAKVYIRKMQYEGKPYYRITVGTEDENKVLLKVLTDYFNV is encoded by the coding sequence ATGAAGTTTTTAAGAGATAGATTTAAAACTATGAAACCTTATCATTCAGATTATATTACAGAAGGCATTAAGTTAGATGCCAATGAAAATCCATATCCAGTTCCAGAAGAAATGATTGTGCATATGCAGAAGTGGATCAGTACGATGCAGGTTTCAAGATACCCAGATACAGATAGCAAAGGCCTGATGCAAGCCATTGCTAAAGCTTATGATCTAAAGCCGCAAAATGTCATTTGTGGGGTAGGTTCAGATGAACTTTTAGACTGTATTTTAAGAGCGACCATAGAAAATGGCGATTATGTACTAGCGCCCTATCCTTCTTTTAGTATGTATCCACAGTTTACGATGCTTAATGCAGGAGCGCTGTTGCAAGTTGCCCTAAAAGAAGATTTTTCTTATGATGTACCTGGACTTATTGAAAAAATTTCAAAAAAACAGCCTAAGGTCATTTTTCTATGTCATCCTAATAATCCAACTGGAAGCGTACTAAGTTTAGAAGATATTAGTAAAATAGCAGAAGCTGCACAAGGGTTAGTGGTAGTAGATGAGGCATATGGAGAGTTTTGTGAGATCAGTGCCTTACCGCTTATTAACACTTTCAATAATATTATTGTGCTTAAAACTTTTTCAAAAGCTTATGCTCTTGCAGGTGCCAGAGTAGGCTATGGTCTGGCTTGTGAAGCGCTTATTGAACTACTTAATACGGTTAAAGTACCTTATAATCTCAATATTTTTTCACAGGAAATAGCGACTTGGGCTATAGAAAACAAAGTATTATTTGAGCCTATCATAGAAAATATTAAGCAGCAAAGAGCCTATTTAGATACAGAGCTTAAAGCACTTGGACTTACAGTGTATCCATCTGCTACTAATTTTATCTGGCTTAAGATGCCCAAAGAGGCGTATTTGGCTTTAGAGGAAGCGAAGGTTTATATCCGTAAGATGCAGTATGAGGGTAAACCTTATTATAGGATTACAGTGGGTACAGAGGATGAAAATAAAGTTTTGTTGAAAGTGCTTACTGATTATTTTAATGTCTAA
- the hisD gene encoding histidinol dehydrogenase, whose product MIKIIDHSDDKKQFLDALQVRGNMDTGKYALATKQIVEDVRTNGDKALFKYTAMWDCEGITQDNIKVTQQEMKAAFYALEEDLQEAIVLAGGRIQQFHQKQKQNTWMDVKENGEILGQRITPIDKAGVYVPGGKAAYPSSVLMNVIPAKVAGVKRIVMVTPASKDGNIPKEVLAAAYVAGVDEVYKIGGAQAIAALAFGTDTIPKVDKIVGPGNIYVTLAKREVFGYVSIDSIAGPSEILVIADGSANPTFVAADLLSQAEHDELASAVMITTDKALALQVKDEVARLYEIMPRKEILKESLKNYCAIMIEESIDAACELSNHIAPEHLELAVAAPFEVLTKITHAGAIFLGHYTPEPVGDYMAGPNHVLPTNGTARFFSPLGVDDFVKKSSILSFTKEALIPLGDKIVKFAESERLFAHALSIQVRLDEEAGK is encoded by the coding sequence ATGATTAAAATAATAGATCATAGTGATGATAAAAAACAATTTTTAGATGCCCTTCAAGTAAGAGGTAATATGGATACAGGCAAGTATGCACTTGCTACCAAACAAATTGTAGAAGATGTCAGAACAAATGGTGACAAAGCACTTTTTAAGTATACTGCGATGTGGGATTGTGAGGGTATTACTCAAGATAATATCAAAGTAACTCAACAAGAGATGAAGGCAGCTTTTTATGCATTAGAAGAAGATCTGCAAGAAGCTATCGTTCTAGCAGGAGGCAGAATACAGCAATTTCACCAGAAACAAAAACAAAATACTTGGATGGATGTTAAGGAGAATGGAGAAATTCTTGGACAGAGAATAACACCTATTGATAAAGCAGGGGTTTATGTACCTGGTGGTAAGGCGGCATATCCTTCCTCTGTACTGATGAATGTGATTCCAGCCAAAGTAGCAGGGGTTAAGCGTATTGTAATGGTGACACCCGCTTCAAAAGATGGGAATATCCCAAAAGAAGTGTTAGCTGCGGCTTATGTAGCAGGAGTAGATGAAGTTTATAAAATAGGAGGCGCTCAAGCGATAGCTGCGCTGGCTTTTGGAACAGATACTATTCCAAAAGTCGATAAGATTGTTGGACCTGGGAACATTTATGTGACCCTTGCAAAAAGAGAAGTATTTGGTTATGTCAGTATAGACTCTATTGCAGGCCCTAGTGAAATTCTTGTCATCGCAGATGGGAGTGCAAATCCTACTTTTGTTGCAGCGGACCTTTTGTCACAGGCAGAACACGATGAACTTGCCTCAGCTGTAATGATTACAACAGATAAAGCATTAGCCCTTCAGGTGAAAGATGAAGTGGCAAGGTTGTATGAGATCATGCCAAGAAAAGAAATTTTAAAAGAATCCCTTAAAAATTATTGTGCCATTATGATAGAAGAAAGTATAGATGCGGCTTGTGAGCTTTCAAATCATATTGCACCAGAACACTTAGAGCTTGCCGTTGCAGCACCTTTTGAGGTACTCACAAAAATTACCCATGCAGGGGCTATATTCCTCGGGCACTATACACCAGAGCCAGTAGGCGATTATATGGCGGGCCCCAACCACGTGCTGCCCACGAATGGGACTGCAAGATTTTTCTCTCCACTTGGTGTAGATGATTTTGTTAAAAAGAGCAGTATTCTTTCTTTTACAAAAGAGGCCCTGATACCTCTTGGGGATAAGATTGTAAAGTTTGCAGAAAGCGAAAGACTTTTTGCACATGCATTATCTATTCAAGTAAGGCTAGATGAGGAGGCCGGGAAATGA
- the hisG gene encoding ATP phosphoribosyltransferase: MNQITFALAKGRLAKKAMGILKEIGIRCTEMEEESRKLLFTSDDGNFRFFLSKASDVPTYVDYGVADIGIVGKDTILEENRDVYEVLDLGFGACRMAVAGEPIKKELLESGGFLRVATKYPYIAKKYFEKTNRPVEIIKLNGSVELGPIVGLSDVIVDIVESGKTLEENGLVVLEQIVPLSARCIVNTASLKVKHDEIRTLLNQIEAKMGDLK, encoded by the coding sequence ATGAATCAGATTACATTTGCATTAGCTAAAGGCAGACTTGCTAAAAAAGCAATGGGTATATTAAAAGAGATAGGTATCAGATGTACAGAAATGGAGGAAGAGAGCCGCAAGCTCCTTTTTACAAGTGATGATGGCAATTTTAGATTTTTTCTCTCAAAAGCCTCAGATGTCCCTACATATGTAGATTATGGCGTTGCAGACATAGGCATAGTGGGAAAAGATACGATTCTTGAAGAAAACAGGGACGTCTATGAAGTGTTAGATCTAGGGTTTGGCGCATGCCGTATGGCTGTAGCCGGAGAACCCATTAAAAAAGAATTACTGGAGAGCGGTGGTTTTTTAAGAGTTGCAACGAAGTACCCCTATATTGCAAAAAAGTACTTTGAAAAAACAAACAGACCTGTAGAGATTATTAAACTTAATGGATCAGTTGAACTAGGGCCAATCGTAGGGCTTTCAGATGTGATTGTTGATATTGTAGAAAGTGGTAAGACTTTAGAAGAAAACGGCCTTGTTGTTTTAGAACAAATCGTTCCTTTATCAGCTAGATGTATTGTAAATACTGCAAGCCTAAAGGTTAAACATGATGAGATTAGAACACTTTTAAACCAAATAGAAGCTAAAATGGGGGATTTAAAATGA
- the hisZ gene encoding ATP phosphoribosyltransferase regulatory subunit, which translates to MKNYTLHIPEGVKDYIGAEARLKEKVQNQIKQVFHTYSYNLIETPTFEYLDVFTLGEAGFQQTQLYNLINRQGELVALRSDMTRAIARVACTQNSNMPTPQRYAYVANSFRYPERYQGKLHEFTQAGIELVGNNSAEADAEVIKVAIEALKAAGVSQFTMHIGSSQFLEYMLSDIGLGNNDKEEVYQAIEQKDAVKLKTILEASNIDKDTLAMLLELIQCAGKIDLLRSVKEKIACVRSKEALSYLENIYEILEEYGIHDFILFDFSLLSYGKYYTGIMFQAFTLDIGSAIVEGGRYDTLLCKFGRNLPAVGFGIHINLLLQKIIQHKPLTNLNRSRTLIVYTSSTRSAALEVADGFRKEGLVVENSFDETIEKALDYAKETGIGGVLYFKEADKVIVYNLKENTVEETTINQL; encoded by the coding sequence ATGAAAAATTATACATTGCACATCCCAGAAGGGGTTAAAGATTATATAGGTGCGGAAGCAAGACTCAAAGAAAAAGTTCAAAACCAGATTAAACAAGTATTTCATACGTATAGCTATAATCTTATAGAGACGCCTACGTTTGAATACTTGGATGTCTTTACCTTAGGAGAAGCTGGCTTTCAGCAGACGCAGCTTTATAACCTTATTAATAGGCAAGGGGAGCTGGTGGCACTAAGAAGTGATATGACACGGGCCATAGCAAGGGTTGCGTGTACGCAAAACAGTAATATGCCCACGCCGCAGAGATACGCTTATGTCGCGAACAGCTTTAGATATCCAGAACGTTATCAAGGTAAACTCCATGAATTTACTCAAGCAGGTATAGAACTTGTAGGCAACAATAGTGCAGAAGCTGATGCTGAGGTCATTAAAGTAGCGATAGAAGCACTTAAGGCAGCGGGCGTTAGTCAGTTTACTATGCATATAGGCAGCAGTCAATTTTTAGAGTATATGTTAAGCGACATTGGACTTGGAAATAATGATAAAGAAGAGGTTTATCAGGCAATAGAGCAAAAAGATGCTGTTAAACTCAAAACGATATTAGAAGCTTCTAATATCGATAAAGATACTCTGGCTATGCTTTTAGAGCTGATACAGTGTGCAGGCAAAATAGATCTACTCAGAAGTGTTAAAGAAAAAATTGCTTGTGTTCGGTCAAAAGAAGCACTTAGTTATTTAGAAAATATATATGAGATTTTAGAAGAGTATGGTATTCATGACTTTATTTTGTTTGACTTTAGTCTTTTGTCTTATGGAAAATATTATACGGGTATTATGTTTCAAGCGTTTACCCTTGATATTGGCAGTGCTATTGTAGAAGGTGGAAGATATGATACACTATTATGTAAATTTGGTCGCAATCTGCCAGCAGTAGGATTTGGTATTCATATTAATTTGCTCCTCCAAAAAATTATTCAGCACAAGCCTCTTACAAATCTCAACCGTTCAAGAACACTTATTGTTTACACATCTTCTACAAGAAGTGCAGCATTAGAAGTCGCAGACGGTTTTAGAAAAGAAGGCTTAGTCGTTGAAAATAGTTTTGATGAAACGATAGAAAAAGCACTGGATTATGCCAAAGAGACAGGTATAGGGGGCGTTTTATATTTTAAAGAAGCTGATAAGGTCATTGTGTATAATCTTAAAGAAAATACTGTAGAAGAAACGACTATCAATCAGTTATAA
- a CDS encoding tetratricopeptide repeat protein has product MRKKIVDQLIALKNTYGETILFDNRRLIAFIKDYFPFARREHQLLAKGMAINLYSTIKGCDIHNCMLIRNQSISLLHKEHLMDIRAAEDAVDLWISFIKKEQGIDTAFSEDKLLVEKLDEASKHQLKAYQKTAELGDLEAIMHIAHTYYNGENTAQNHEEAVKWYKKAAALNHVDAMNYLGNMYYMGQGEARSYTEALKWYKKAAALESATAMNYIGNMYYEGKGVAIDLNEAMNWYQRAARLGNYTAMFNIGYMYYEGHRSEHEQTEAWYKEQAQNGSIEAMNHLAYMYHTGDGTGQDYDKALALYSEIANLGHTSAMIWIAYMYLNGQGVQKDYEEAMKWCKKAASTLE; this is encoded by the coding sequence ATGAGAAAAAAGATAGTAGATCAGTTAATAGCTCTAAAAAATACGTATGGTGAAACGATACTATTTGACAATAGAAGACTCATTGCTTTTATTAAGGACTACTTTCCTTTTGCGAGAAGAGAACATCAGCTGCTTGCCAAAGGTATGGCAATAAACTTATACAGCACCATTAAAGGCTGTGACATACACAATTGTATGCTGATTAGAAATCAGTCTATCAGCCTACTGCATAAAGAACATTTAATGGATATACGTGCGGCAGAAGATGCAGTAGACTTATGGATAAGTTTTATTAAAAAAGAACAGGGGATTGATACGGCTTTTAGTGAGGATAAACTCTTAGTAGAAAAATTAGATGAAGCCTCTAAGCATCAGCTAAAAGCCTATCAGAAAACAGCTGAGCTCGGAGATCTGGAAGCTATTATGCATATCGCCCATACTTATTATAATGGAGAAAATACAGCTCAAAACCATGAAGAGGCAGTCAAATGGTACAAGAAAGCAGCTGCGTTAAACCATGTAGATGCTATGAATTACTTAGGCAATATGTATTATATGGGACAAGGTGAGGCAAGGAGTTATACAGAGGCGCTGAAATGGTATAAAAAGGCAGCAGCTTTAGAAAGTGCGACAGCTATGAATTATATTGGTAATATGTACTACGAAGGCAAAGGGGTTGCCATAGATCTTAATGAAGCTATGAACTGGTATCAAAGAGCAGCGAGGCTTGGCAACTATACAGCAATGTTTAATATTGGGTATATGTATTATGAGGGACATAGGAGTGAACATGAACAGACAGAGGCCTGGTATAAAGAGCAGGCTCAAAATGGCAGCATAGAAGCTATGAATCACCTAGCTTACATGTATCATACGGGAGACGGGACAGGTCAAGATTATGATAAGGCGCTTGCATTATATAGTGAAATCGCAAATTTAGGACATACCTCAGCGATGATTTGGATTGCTTATATGTATTTAAATGGACAAGGTGTTCAAAAAGATTATGAGGAAGCTATGAAATGGTGCAAAAAAGCAGCTTCAACTTTGGAATAA
- a CDS encoding PP2C family serine/threonine-protein phosphatase, with product MTAMYGKAKTTGWSIIGESIRGAAHIRNNKPCQDALKSYHEEGLGVICTLADGHGSEKCKYSDDGARIATSTSLSVIQTIIGNHKEEILYSVMRSIKDVDLPKTIEKEWKEQVSAFHHLEQREHMQHDKDLYRLYGTTLLLLFVTKQFIFALQIGDGDILSVFDNGETSWLIEPEIQHGTETYSLCLNESWKYFKNQLIPISQHTVLPALFLACTDGYANSFISSGEFLKIGQDYLELIKKNHITYIEAHLKEWLQEASVCGSGDDISFALIYNTCLDTSFGG from the coding sequence ATGACAGCGATGTATGGTAAGGCCAAAACTACAGGGTGGTCTATTATAGGTGAATCTATTCGAGGTGCGGCACATATTAGAAATAATAAACCTTGTCAAGATGCGCTTAAGAGTTACCACGAAGAAGGGCTGGGCGTTATCTGCACTTTGGCAGATGGGCATGGCAGCGAGAAGTGTAAATATAGTGATGATGGCGCAAGAATTGCTACGTCCACTTCGTTGTCAGTAATACAAACAATAATAGGCAATCATAAAGAAGAAATATTGTATAGTGTTATGAGAAGCATAAAAGATGTCGATCTTCCAAAAACTATAGAAAAAGAATGGAAAGAGCAAGTTAGTGCTTTTCACCATTTAGAGCAGCGAGAACACATGCAGCATGATAAAGATCTCTACAGATTATATGGAACGACACTCCTTCTTTTATTTGTGACAAAACAATTTATTTTTGCACTGCAAATAGGTGATGGAGATATCTTAAGCGTATTTGATAACGGCGAAACTTCTTGGCTTATTGAGCCCGAAATCCAGCATGGAACAGAAACCTATTCTTTATGTCTTAATGAGAGTTGGAAGTATTTCAAAAATCAATTGATACCTATCTCGCAGCATACAGTACTCCCCGCGCTTTTCTTGGCATGTACAGATGGCTATGCAAATAGTTTTATAAGTTCTGGTGAATTTCTTAAAATTGGTCAAGACTATTTGGAGCTCATAAAGAAAAACCATATAACCTATATTGAGGCGCATCTTAAAGAATGGCTACAAGAGGCATCAGTATGTGGAAGCGGAGATGATATAAGTTTTGCACTGATTTATAATACTTGTTTAGATACATCCTTTGGAGGTTGA